A window of the Streptomyces sp. JB150 genome harbors these coding sequences:
- a CDS encoding SGNH/GDSL hydrolase family protein, which produces MTKRHGYALLAAISALIVAVSTALYVGVAADDGSARQTVTAGRAPRNSAAPASTGTWVGSWAASPAAAEPGTETTGLANRSVRNVVHASVGGTSARITLSNLYGQRPLTITHASLALAAGDSTAAAVPETMRRLTFNGDTTVVVPAGGQVTSDAVRIRVPHGSDVLVTTYSPTSSGPVTYHPHARQISYAAEGDVTEDVTGAAYTEEVEYWRYLTALDVLSNESDGTVVVLGDSLTDGITSTENANRRWTDVLSRRIREALAAGQDVPRYSVVNQGISGNRVLDDGLGRPADNPSGLNRFARDVLGQTNVKVVVIDLGVNDILRNRELADPDNILDGLRTLVRQAHAHGIKVVGATLMPFHGHRGYTDAREAVRQEINAAIRSGAVYDAVADFDEALRDPYDPRRLRPEYDSGDHLHPSDLGYQRMAESFDLESLKGAAPARL; this is translated from the coding sequence ATGACCAAGCGTCACGGTTATGCCCTGCTGGCCGCGATCAGTGCACTGATCGTGGCCGTTTCGACCGCCCTGTACGTCGGCGTCGCCGCCGACGACGGCTCGGCCCGGCAGACCGTCACCGCGGGGCGCGCCCCGCGCAACTCCGCCGCACCCGCCTCCACCGGCACCTGGGTCGGCTCCTGGGCGGCGTCCCCGGCGGCGGCCGAGCCGGGCACGGAGACGACGGGGCTGGCCAACCGGTCGGTGCGCAACGTCGTCCACGCGAGCGTCGGCGGTACGAGTGCCCGCATCACGCTGTCCAATCTCTACGGCCAGCGTCCGCTGACCATCACCCACGCCTCCCTCGCCCTCGCCGCCGGCGACTCCACCGCGGCGGCCGTGCCGGAGACGATGCGCCGGCTGACGTTCAACGGCGACACGACGGTCGTCGTCCCGGCCGGCGGGCAGGTGACCAGCGACGCCGTCCGCATCCGCGTGCCGCACGGCAGCGACGTCCTGGTCACCACCTACTCCCCCACCTCCTCCGGCCCGGTCACCTACCACCCGCACGCCCGGCAGATCTCCTACGCCGCCGAGGGCGACGTCACCGAGGACGTCACCGGCGCCGCGTACACGGAGGAGGTCGAGTACTGGCGCTATCTGACCGCGCTGGACGTGCTGAGCAACGAGTCGGACGGCACCGTCGTCGTCCTCGGCGACTCCCTGACCGACGGCATCACCTCCACCGAGAACGCCAACCGCCGCTGGACGGACGTCCTTTCGCGGCGGATCCGCGAGGCCCTCGCGGCCGGGCAGGACGTGCCCCGCTACAGCGTCGTCAACCAGGGCATCAGCGGCAACCGCGTCCTCGACGACGGCCTGGGCCGCCCCGCGGACAACCCCAGCGGCCTCAACCGCTTCGCCCGCGACGTCCTCGGCCAGACGAACGTCAAGGTCGTCGTGATCGACCTCGGCGTCAACGACATCCTGCGCAACCGGGAGCTCGCCGATCCCGACAACATCCTCGACGGCCTGCGCACCCTGGTCCGCCAGGCGCACGCCCACGGCATCAAGGTCGTCGGCGCCACCCTCATGCCGTTCCACGGCCACCGCGGCTACACCGACGCGCGCGAGGCCGTCCGCCAGGAGATCAACGCCGCGATCCGCTCCGGCGCGGTCTACGACGCGGTGGCCGACTTCGACGAGGCCCTGCGCGACCCGTACGACCCGCGCCGGCTGCGCCCCGAGTACGACTCGGGCGACCATCTCCACCCGAGCGACCTGGGCTACCAGCGGATGGCGGAGTCCTTCGACCTGGAGAGCCTGAAGGGCGCGGCACCGGCCCGGCTGTAG
- a CDS encoding DUF1707 domain-containing protein produces the protein MTDDAPELRASDADRERVAEVLRDALAEGRLDMAEFEERLDAAYRARTYGELAPLTRDLPVGRVAAPPVPLGKEPAPAGEWAPRIVGGEGTSRGAVAVMSAFQRKGRWTVPRRFACFSFWGGGELDLREADFAAPEVRIDCWAIMGGVNIVVPPGVEVVVRGIGIMGGFDHSEDGVPGEPGAPRVVVSGFAFWGGVGVERRASRSGRRRRGLHGGNPHGGRELED, from the coding sequence ATGACGGACGATGCTCCGGAGCTGCGCGCCTCCGACGCCGATCGGGAACGAGTCGCCGAGGTCCTGCGGGACGCCCTCGCGGAGGGCCGGCTGGACATGGCGGAGTTCGAGGAGCGGCTGGACGCCGCGTACCGGGCGCGGACCTACGGGGAGCTGGCGCCCCTCACCCGCGATCTGCCGGTCGGGCGGGTCGCCGCGCCGCCCGTGCCGCTCGGGAAGGAACCCGCGCCCGCCGGGGAGTGGGCGCCCCGGATCGTCGGCGGTGAGGGCACCTCGCGCGGCGCCGTCGCGGTGATGTCCGCCTTCCAGCGCAAGGGACGCTGGACGGTTCCGCGCCGCTTCGCCTGCTTCTCCTTCTGGGGCGGCGGGGAGCTGGATCTGCGCGAGGCGGACTTCGCGGCGCCCGAGGTGCGGATCGACTGCTGGGCGATCATGGGCGGGGTGAACATCGTCGTACCGCCCGGCGTCGAGGTCGTGGTGCGCGGCATCGGAATCATGGGCGGCTTCGACCACAGCGAGGACGGCGTGCCGGGGGAGCCCGGCGCGCCCCGCGTGGTCGTCTCCGGGTTCGCCTTCTGGGGCGGGGTGGGCGTGGAGCGCAGGGCGAGCCGGTCCGGGCGCCGGCGGCGGGGCCTGCACGGTGGGAATCCGCACGGCGGCCGGGAGCTGGAGGACTGA
- a CDS encoding ATP-binding cassette domain-containing protein, whose protein sequence is MTGDGGNGGDGAFIEVDRVEKVFEVRKRAGFLRRERRQVRAVDSISFTVPRGEVVGYIGPNGAGKSTTIKMLTGILTPSGGRLRVAGIDPSRERSRLAHRIGVVFGQRTTLWWDLPLIDSYRLMHRMYRIPDARYRHNLDRCVELLELADLLDVPVRQLSLGQRMRGDIAAALLHDPEVLYLDEPTIGLDVVSKAKVRRFLRELNTERGTTVLLTTHDLQDIEQLCSRVMVIDHGRLMYDGALTGLHEAGESERTLVVDLERELPPIDAPPARVVRVDGPRQWLAFPAARSAAPLVARIAAEYPLVDLSVREPDIEAVIARMYEERANA, encoded by the coding sequence ATGACCGGGGACGGCGGGAACGGCGGGGACGGCGCCTTCATCGAGGTGGACCGCGTCGAGAAGGTGTTCGAGGTGCGGAAGAGGGCCGGGTTCCTCAGGCGGGAGCGGCGGCAGGTGCGGGCGGTCGACTCGATCTCCTTCACCGTGCCGCGCGGCGAGGTGGTCGGGTACATCGGGCCGAACGGCGCCGGCAAGTCGACCACGATCAAGATGCTGACCGGCATCCTCACGCCGAGCGGCGGCCGGCTGCGGGTCGCGGGCATCGACCCCTCCCGCGAGCGCTCCCGGCTCGCGCACCGGATCGGGGTGGTGTTCGGGCAGCGCACGACGCTGTGGTGGGACCTGCCGCTGATCGACTCCTACCGGCTGATGCACCGCATGTACCGCATCCCCGACGCCCGCTACCGGCACAACCTGGACCGGTGCGTCGAACTGCTGGAACTGGCCGACCTGCTGGACGTGCCGGTACGGCAGCTCTCCCTGGGCCAGCGGATGCGCGGCGACATCGCGGCGGCGCTGCTGCACGACCCCGAGGTGCTGTACCTGGACGAGCCGACGATCGGCCTCGACGTGGTGTCCAAGGCGAAGGTGCGCCGGTTCCTGCGGGAGCTGAACACCGAGCGCGGCACGACGGTCCTGCTCACCACCCACGACCTCCAGGACATCGAGCAGCTGTGCTCGCGTGTGATGGTCATCGACCACGGCCGGCTGATGTACGACGGTGCGCTCACCGGGCTGCACGAGGCGGGCGAGAGCGAGCGCACCCTGGTCGTGGACCTGGAGCGGGAGCTGCCGCCGATCGACGCGCCGCCCGCGCGCGTGGTGCGGGTGGACGGGCCGCGGCAGTGGCTGGCCTTCCCGGCCGCGCGGTCGGCGGCGCCGCTGGTGGCGCGGATCGCGGCGGAGTACCCGCTGGTCGACCTGTCGGTGCGGGAACCCGACATCGAGGCCGTCATCGCGCGCATGTACGAGGAGCGGGCGAACGCGTAG
- a CDS encoding ABC transporter permease: MAGLRAYRLITAMWIRSTMAYRASFVMTTFGNFAATALDFVAILLMFSRVDALGGYPLPEVAFLYGLSSVSFGLADLAIGSMDKLGRRVRDGTLDTLLVRPAPVLAQVAADRFGLRRLGRVTQGALVLTYALWTVDIDWTAAKLLLMPVMLVSGAGIFGAVFVAGAAFQFVAQDASEAQNAFTYGGTTLLQYPPTVFGQELVRGVTFVLPLAFVNWLPAAYVLDRPYPLGLPQWAAFTPPLVAVGCGALAGLAWRAGLRTYRSTGS, encoded by the coding sequence GTGGCCGGTCTGCGTGCCTACCGGCTGATCACCGCGATGTGGATCCGCTCCACGATGGCCTACCGGGCCTCCTTCGTCATGACCACGTTCGGGAACTTCGCGGCGACCGCGCTGGACTTCGTGGCGATCCTGCTGATGTTCTCCCGGGTGGACGCGCTCGGCGGCTACCCGCTGCCCGAGGTCGCCTTCCTGTACGGCCTGTCCAGCGTCTCCTTCGGCCTGGCCGACCTGGCGATCGGCTCCATGGACAAGCTGGGCCGCCGGGTGCGCGACGGCACCCTGGACACGCTGCTGGTGCGGCCCGCGCCGGTGCTCGCCCAGGTCGCCGCCGACCGGTTCGGGCTGCGCCGCCTCGGCCGGGTCACCCAGGGCGCCCTGGTGCTGACGTACGCCCTGTGGACGGTCGACATCGACTGGACCGCGGCGAAGCTGCTGCTGATGCCGGTGATGCTGGTCAGCGGGGCGGGGATCTTCGGCGCGGTGTTCGTGGCGGGCGCGGCGTTCCAGTTCGTGGCGCAGGACGCGTCGGAGGCGCAGAACGCCTTCACCTACGGCGGCACCACGCTGCTGCAGTACCCGCCGACGGTCTTCGGGCAGGAGCTGGTGCGCGGGGTGACGTTCGTCCTGCCGCTGGCCTTCGTCAACTGGCTGCCCGCCGCGTACGTGCTGGACCGGCCGTATCCGCTGGGGCTGCCGCAGTGGGCGGCGTTCACCCCGCCGCTGGTGGCGGTGGGGTGCGGGGCGCTGGCGGGGCTGGCCTGGCGGGCGGGACTGCGGACGTATCGGAGCACGGGGAGCTGA
- a CDS encoding ABC-2 family transporter protein, producing the protein MGAGRLYGAVAAGAFRRYATYRAATAAGVFANTVFGLILVYTYLALWDERPRLGGYDQAQAVTYVWLGQALLAAAAIGGGGFEDELMERIRTGDVAIDLYRPADLQLWWLASDLGRAGFQLLGRGVVPFAFGAVFFEVALPSEPLRWAAFLVAVGLGVVVGFGIRYLVALSAFWLIDGTGVVQMSWLAGFFCSGMLLPLNVFPGELGEVVRALPWSSLLQAPADVLLGTADPLPTFAFQAAWAVALLALGRLVQSAATRRVVVQGG; encoded by the coding sequence GTGGGTGCGGGACGGTTGTACGGCGCCGTCGCTGCTGGGGCTTTCCGACGGTACGCGACGTATCGGGCGGCCACGGCCGCCGGGGTCTTCGCTAACACCGTCTTCGGGCTGATTCTCGTCTACACCTACCTCGCGCTGTGGGACGAGAGGCCGCGGCTCGGCGGCTACGACCAGGCGCAGGCCGTCACCTATGTGTGGCTGGGGCAGGCGCTGCTCGCGGCGGCCGCGATCGGGGGCGGCGGGTTCGAGGACGAGCTGATGGAGCGCATCCGTACGGGTGATGTGGCCATCGACCTGTACCGCCCGGCCGATCTGCAGCTGTGGTGGCTGGCCTCGGACCTGGGGCGGGCCGGGTTCCAGCTGCTGGGGCGCGGGGTGGTGCCGTTCGCGTTCGGGGCGGTGTTCTTCGAGGTCGCGCTGCCGTCGGAGCCGCTGAGGTGGGCGGCGTTCCTGGTGGCGGTGGGGCTGGGGGTCGTGGTCGGCTTCGGCATCCGCTACCTGGTGGCGCTGAGCGCGTTCTGGCTGATCGACGGCACGGGTGTGGTGCAGATGTCGTGGCTCGCCGGGTTCTTCTGCTCGGGGATGCTGCTGCCGCTGAACGTCTTCCCGGGGGAGCTGGGGGAGGTCGTACGGGCGCTGCCCTGGTCCTCCCTCCTGCAGGCGCCCGCGGACGTGCTGCTGGGCACGGCGGACCCGCTGCCCACGTTCGCCTTCCAGGCGGCGTGGGCGGTGGCGCTGCTGGCGCTGGGCCGGCTGGTGCAGTCGGCGGCGACGCGGCGGGTGGTGGTGCAGGGTGGGTGA
- a CDS encoding transglycosylase domain-containing protein — protein sequence MSDEPQPQAQAQQPNEGGPGGEPGDGEGKRPRRTGWRRIIPTWRMVLGTFVIGLLLLGGLFFLGYSLVKIPPANALAVKQSNVFLYADGSQLARDGEVNRENVTLAQISKDAQHAVLAAEDRDFYSESAVDPKAMLRAAWNTATGKGKQSGSTITQQYVKNYYLAQEQTLTRKAKEFFIAIKLDQEKSKDDILEGYLNTSYFGRNAYGVQAAAQAYYGVDAADLDAAQGAYLAALLNAPSQYDVVAHPENRKFAESRWNYVLDGMVKEGWLSRSERAGMEFPMPKETTVSTGLSGQRGYVVRIVKDYLVDNGIVDEASLDAGGYRITTTLDKPKQDAFVKAVNDRLMDKLDKKNNKVDTYVRAGGAAVDPKTGKVVAMYNGIDYVKQYTPNATRRDFQVGSTFKPFVFTSAVENDSTTQDGRPITPNTVYDGTSRRPVQGWDGGYYAPENEDHVDYGDISVREATDKSVNSVYAQMAVDVGSDKVKQTAIDLGLPESTPNMSPGPSIALGTATASVLDMAEAYATLANHGEHGTYTMIEEITKDGVEIRLPERKTRQAVSRAAADTTTSVLQSVVENGTAQAALAAGRPAAGKTGTAEEDRAAWFAGYTPDLATVVAVMGQDPVTAEHKSLYGAMGLDRINGGGAPAEIWAQFTKDALKGTPPTEFNLQLQEGSEEWVYPSVPPASEEPGTQEPSEAASPDATGEEDEGTEGQTQGGATDGATADGGATGDTTTGGTPTDGGTTGNGGTTGDGGTTGDGGTTGDATTGGTADGGTTGGTTGGPTGTTSGVAAGTTGGTRRQ from the coding sequence ATGAGCGACGAGCCGCAGCCGCAGGCGCAGGCGCAGCAGCCGAACGAGGGCGGGCCGGGAGGCGAGCCGGGGGACGGCGAGGGCAAGCGGCCCCGGCGCACCGGCTGGCGCCGGATCATCCCCACCTGGCGGATGGTGCTCGGCACCTTCGTGATCGGCCTTCTCCTGCTGGGCGGGCTGTTCTTCCTCGGCTACTCGCTGGTGAAGATCCCGCCGGCCAACGCCCTCGCGGTCAAGCAGAGCAACGTGTTCCTCTACGCCGACGGCAGCCAGCTCGCCCGCGACGGCGAGGTCAACCGGGAGAACGTCACCCTCGCGCAGATTTCCAAGGACGCCCAGCACGCCGTGCTGGCCGCCGAGGACCGCGACTTCTACTCGGAGTCGGCGGTCGACCCCAAGGCGATGCTGCGCGCCGCGTGGAACACCGCCACCGGCAAGGGCAAGCAGTCCGGCTCGACGATCACCCAGCAGTACGTGAAGAACTACTACCTCGCCCAGGAGCAGACGCTCACCCGCAAGGCGAAGGAGTTCTTCATCGCGATCAAGCTGGACCAGGAGAAGAGCAAGGACGACATCCTCGAGGGCTACCTCAACACCAGCTACTTCGGCCGCAACGCGTACGGCGTCCAGGCCGCCGCCCAGGCCTACTACGGCGTCGACGCCGCCGACCTGGACGCCGCCCAGGGCGCCTACCTGGCGGCGCTGCTGAACGCGCCCAGCCAGTACGACGTCGTCGCGCACCCGGAGAACCGCAAGTTCGCCGAGTCCCGCTGGAACTACGTGCTGGACGGCATGGTCAAGGAGGGCTGGCTGAGCCGGTCGGAGCGGGCCGGGATGGAGTTCCCGATGCCGAAGGAGACCACCGTCTCCACCGGCCTGTCCGGGCAGCGCGGCTACGTGGTGCGCATCGTGAAGGACTACCTGGTCGACAACGGCATCGTCGACGAGGCCTCCCTCGACGCGGGCGGCTACCGCATCACCACCACCCTGGACAAGCCCAAGCAGGACGCCTTCGTCAAGGCGGTCAACGACCGGCTGATGGACAAGCTGGACAAGAAGAACAACAAGGTCGACACCTACGTCCGCGCGGGCGGCGCCGCCGTCGACCCGAAGACCGGCAAGGTCGTCGCGATGTACAACGGCATCGACTACGTGAAGCAGTACACGCCGAACGCCACCCGCCGCGACTTCCAGGTCGGCTCCACCTTCAAGCCGTTCGTGTTCACCTCGGCCGTCGAGAACGACTCCACCACCCAGGACGGCCGCCCCATCACCCCGAACACCGTCTACGACGGCACCAGCCGGCGCCCCGTGCAGGGCTGGGACGGCGGCTACTACGCCCCCGAGAACGAGGACCACGTCGACTACGGCGACATCAGCGTCCGCGAGGCCACCGACAAGTCCGTGAACTCGGTGTACGCGCAGATGGCCGTCGACGTCGGCTCCGACAAGGTCAAGCAGACCGCGATCGACCTCGGCCTGCCCGAGAGCACCCCCAACATGTCCCCCGGCCCGTCCATCGCGCTGGGCACGGCCACGGCCAGCGTCCTCGACATGGCCGAGGCCTACGCCACCCTCGCCAACCACGGCGAGCACGGCACGTACACCATGATCGAGGAGATCACCAAGGACGGCGTCGAGATCCGGCTCCCCGAGCGCAAGACGCGCCAGGCGGTCAGCCGCGCCGCCGCCGACACCACCACCTCGGTCCTGCAGAGCGTCGTCGAGAACGGCACCGCGCAGGCCGCGCTCGCAGCCGGCCGCCCCGCCGCCGGCAAGACCGGCACCGCCGAGGAGGACCGCGCCGCCTGGTTCGCGGGCTACACCCCCGACCTGGCCACCGTCGTCGCCGTGATGGGCCAGGACCCGGTCACCGCCGAGCACAAGTCGCTGTACGGCGCGATGGGCCTGGACCGGATCAACGGCGGCGGGGCGCCCGCGGAGATCTGGGCGCAGTTCACCAAGGACGCCCTGAAGGGCACCCCGCCCACCGAATTCAACCTGCAGCTCCAGGAGGGCTCCGAGGAGTGGGTCTACCCGAGCGTCCCGCCGGCCAGTGAGGAGCCGGGCACGCAGGAGCCGAGCGAGGCGGCCTCCCCGGACGCCACCGGCGAGGAGGACGAGGGCACCGAGGGCCAGACGCAGGGCGGCGCGACCGACGGCGCCACCGCGGACGGCGGTGCGACGGGCGACACGACGACCGGCGGCACCCCGACCGACGGCGGCACCACCGGAAACGGCGGCACCACCGGCGACGGCGGCACGACGGGTGACGGCGGCACGACCGGTGACGCGACGACCGGCGGCACCGCGGACGGCGGCACCACCGGCGGCACGACGGGCGGCCCCACCGGCACGACGTCGGGAGTGGCGGCGGGCACGACGGGCGGCACCCGCAGACAGTGA
- a CDS encoding SMR family transporter, whose amino-acid sequence MAWVLLVLAGLLEVGWSVGMKYTDGFTRLVPSLFTGAGIVASMLLLSWAARSLPIGTAYGVWVGIGAAGSAVLGMVVLGEPATAARIFFVCLLLVAVVGLKATSGH is encoded by the coding sequence ATGGCCTGGGTCCTGCTCGTCCTCGCCGGTCTGCTGGAGGTGGGCTGGTCGGTCGGGATGAAGTACACCGACGGCTTCACCCGGCTCGTCCCCAGCCTGTTCACCGGCGCCGGCATCGTCGCCAGCATGCTGCTGCTGTCCTGGGCCGCCCGCTCCCTGCCCATCGGCACCGCCTACGGTGTCTGGGTCGGCATCGGCGCGGCCGGGTCGGCGGTGCTCGGCATGGTGGTGCTGGGGGAGCCGGCGACCGCCGCCCGGATCTTCTTCGTCTGTCTGCTGCTGGTGGCCGTGGTGGGGCTCAAGGCGACCTCCGGTCACTGA
- a CDS encoding co-chaperone GroES, translating to MSAKRDDQSIPHDKLPIRMLHDRVLVRQDNSEGERRSGGGILIPATAAVGRRLAWAEVVAVGQNVRTVEPGDRVLYDPEDRAEVEVRGVPYVLMRERDLHAVAADRFEGSEDSTGLYL from the coding sequence GTGAGCGCCAAGAGAGACGACCAGAGCATCCCACACGACAAGCTGCCCATCCGTATGCTGCACGACCGCGTGCTCGTGCGGCAGGACAACAGCGAGGGTGAGCGGCGTTCCGGCGGCGGCATCCTGATCCCCGCCACGGCGGCCGTCGGCAGGCGGCTGGCCTGGGCGGAGGTCGTCGCGGTGGGGCAGAACGTACGGACCGTGGAGCCGGGAGACCGAGTGCTCTACGACCCCGAGGACCGCGCCGAGGTCGAGGTGCGCGGCGTGCCGTATGTGCTGATGCGCGAGCGCGATCTGCACGCCGTGGCCGCGGACCGGTTCGAGGGGTCCGAGGATTCCACGGGGCTGTACCTGTAG
- a CDS encoding DUF3618 domain-containing protein: protein MADTADTRTPAQIEADIKRRREALAETLDEIGVRVHPKTIVGDAKAKVVSNIDHTLGRAYVQVNRVVTDVRASFVDEEGAPRLERVVPVALVAVAFVGVLVLGTRRRRG, encoded by the coding sequence GTGGCGGACACGGCGGACACCAGAACCCCCGCGCAGATCGAGGCGGACATCAAGCGCCGCCGCGAGGCGCTGGCCGAGACGCTCGACGAGATCGGGGTGCGGGTGCACCCGAAGACCATCGTCGGTGACGCCAAGGCCAAGGTGGTCAGCAATATCGATCACACGCTCGGGCGGGCGTATGTGCAGGTCAATCGGGTCGTGACGGACGTCAGGGCGTCGTTCGTCGATGAGGAGGGGGCGCCGCGGCTGGAGCGGGTCGTGCCGGTCGCGCTGGTCGCCGTCGCCTTCGTCGGGGTCCTCGTCCTCGGGACCCGGCGGCGCAGGGGCTGA
- the bcp gene encoding thioredoxin-dependent thiol peroxidase produces MSERLQPGDTAPAFTLPDADGREVSLSDHKGRKVIVYFYPAALTPGCTKQACDFTDNLDLLAGAGYDVIGISPDKPEKLAKFRDKESLQVTLLADPDKQVLEAYGAYGEKKLYGKTVVGVIRSTVIVDEHGKVERALYNVKATGHVAKIIKDLGI; encoded by the coding sequence ATGAGCGAGCGACTTCAGCCCGGGGACACCGCCCCCGCCTTCACCCTCCCGGACGCCGACGGCCGCGAGGTCTCCCTGTCGGACCACAAGGGCCGCAAGGTCATCGTCTACTTCTACCCGGCCGCCCTCACCCCCGGCTGCACCAAGCAGGCCTGCGACTTCACCGACAACCTGGACCTCCTGGCCGGCGCGGGCTACGACGTCATCGGCATCTCCCCCGACAAGCCCGAGAAGCTCGCCAAGTTCCGCGACAAGGAATCCCTCCAGGTCACCCTCCTCGCCGACCCCGACAAGCAGGTCCTGGAGGCCTACGGCGCCTACGGCGAGAAGAAGCTCTACGGCAAGACCGTCGTCGGCGTCATCCGCTCCACGGTCATCGTCGACGAGCACGGCAAGGTCGAACGAGCCCTGTACAACGTCAAGGCCACCGGCCACGTCGCAAAGATCATCAAGGACCTGGGGATCTGA
- a CDS encoding HNH endonuclease signature motif containing protein — protein sequence MGDDDRYARERLAAAAAEARSWNDLMRRLELKPSGGQRRVLQEKIAAHAIDTGHFTRGPQRTYADEAIAAAAACSTTLREVALKLGAAPATGTLSHLRRRIEEAGIDISHFPGIGRSGPGFPFTDEELHTAAASADSIRGAAGALGIPDDGRSRAALGRLLRERGIDTSHFTHARLSLPDDRLRAAVSAGESYADVMRLLGLDVNHTNHRRVRRRVAQLDLDTSHFRRRSWGSPPATPRRPSAGDVLTVLPPGSARLNRDRLHAALRQRGVPCRCASCGNAGEWLGQPITLQIDHINGDWRDNRPDNLRYLCPNCHALTATWCRRKSPHTPDGRTRTLRSPSGTA from the coding sequence ATGGGTGACGACGACAGGTACGCCCGCGAAAGGCTGGCCGCGGCCGCGGCCGAGGCGCGCTCATGGAACGACCTGATGCGACGGCTGGAGCTGAAGCCCAGCGGCGGACAGCGTCGAGTGCTCCAGGAGAAGATCGCCGCGCACGCCATCGACACCGGCCACTTCACCCGCGGCCCGCAGCGCACGTACGCGGACGAGGCGATCGCGGCGGCGGCCGCCTGCTCCACGACTCTGCGCGAGGTCGCCCTGAAGCTGGGGGCCGCTCCGGCGACCGGCACGCTGTCCCACCTCCGGCGCCGGATCGAAGAGGCCGGCATCGACATCAGCCACTTCCCGGGCATCGGCCGCAGCGGCCCCGGCTTCCCTTTCACCGACGAGGAGCTGCACACCGCCGCGGCATCCGCCGACAGCATCCGTGGCGCCGCCGGAGCGCTCGGCATCCCCGACGACGGACGCTCCCGGGCAGCCCTGGGCCGCCTGCTCCGCGAACGCGGGATCGACACCTCCCACTTCACACACGCCCGGCTGTCCCTGCCGGACGACAGACTCCGCGCCGCCGTGTCCGCCGGCGAGAGCTACGCGGACGTCATGCGACTGCTGGGCCTCGACGTGAACCACACCAACCACCGCCGGGTTCGCCGCAGGGTGGCGCAGCTGGATCTCGACACCAGCCACTTCAGGCGCAGGTCGTGGGGATCACCGCCGGCGACGCCGAGACGGCCGAGCGCCGGTGACGTCCTCACGGTGCTCCCGCCGGGATCGGCGCGCCTCAACCGCGACCGGCTCCATGCGGCGCTCCGGCAGCGCGGCGTCCCCTGCCGCTGTGCGTCCTGCGGGAACGCGGGCGAGTGGCTCGGGCAGCCGATCACGCTCCAGATCGACCACATCAACGGCGACTGGCGGGACAACCGCCCGGACAACCTGCGCTACCTCTGCCCGAACTGCCACGCCCTGACGGCGACATGGTGCCGCAGGAAGTCTCCGCACACGCCGGACGGGCGCACCCGTACACTAAGGTCACCAAGCGGCACGGCGTAG
- the rdgB gene encoding RdgB/HAM1 family non-canonical purine NTP pyrophosphatase, producing MTRLILATRNAGKITELRAILADAGLPHELVGADAFPDVPDVRETGVTFAENALLKAHALARATGLPAVADDSGLCVDVLNGAPGIFSARWAGRHGDDKANLDLLLAQLSDIADEHRGAHFACAAALALPDGTERVVEGRLHGVLRHEPAGTGGFGYDPILQPEGETRTCAELTPDEKNAISHRGKAFRALVPVVRELLGE from the coding sequence ATGACCCGCTTGATCCTCGCCACCCGCAACGCCGGAAAGATCACCGAGCTGAGGGCGATCCTCGCCGACGCCGGACTGCCCCACGAACTCGTCGGCGCCGACGCCTTCCCCGACGTCCCCGACGTCAGGGAAACGGGCGTGACGTTCGCCGAGAACGCCCTGCTGAAGGCCCACGCCCTCGCCCGGGCGACGGGCCTGCCCGCGGTCGCCGACGACTCCGGCCTCTGCGTCGACGTGTTGAACGGCGCGCCCGGCATCTTCTCCGCCCGCTGGGCCGGCCGCCACGGCGACGACAAGGCCAACCTCGACCTGCTCCTCGCCCAGCTCTCCGACATCGCCGACGAACACCGCGGCGCCCACTTCGCCTGCGCCGCCGCGCTCGCCCTGCCCGACGGCACGGAACGAGTGGTCGAGGGCCGCCTGCACGGCGTCCTGCGCCACGAGCCCGCCGGCACCGGCGGCTTCGGCTACGACCCGATCCTCCAGCCCGAGGGCGAGACCCGCACCTGCGCGGAACTGACCCCGGACGAGAAGAACGCCATCAGCCACCGCGGCAAGGCGTTCCGGGCACTGGTACCGGTGGTGCGGGAACTGCTCGGGGAGTGA